A part of Myxococcus landrumus genomic DNA contains:
- a CDS encoding heparin lyase I family protein has protein sequence MTKSLLLAGALLCLGGSACGPQDESELGEAPAGLEATAFATTASAALAATGCTQLTASSVIAKGHDGNVPANTMDDRLTTRWSYLGKGAWIDYDLGSIKPITGVAVNWHEGTTRTNTFTVSTSPDGYTYTQVYSGTSRKSADTETYSFNTISARRVRITVQGNNLNDWASIAEARACSGGGTTTPPPTGSSVVWVGDFESGDRNQWTRAQMVSADRLAVVSSPRRQGSYALKATVRKGDDPINSSGNRNELVRMTREATGSEYYYRWSTMFDSTFPNAKTWQLFTQWHQDADAGGSPPVEFYVYGDEIRLNIGGNPGTIVWRTPLVRGKWMDFIFHVRWSPDAKVGFVELYLDGKVVMPKRYIATQYRGMLNYLKVGLYRNDTITQTGIVYHDGWMMARKLEDVLNPTAVIKAP, from the coding sequence ATGACGAAGTCTCTTCTGCTGGCTGGAGCACTGCTCTGCCTGGGCGGTAGTGCGTGCGGCCCACAGGATGAATCCGAGCTGGGCGAGGCCCCCGCGGGACTCGAAGCCACGGCCTTCGCCACGACCGCCTCCGCCGCGCTCGCGGCCACGGGCTGTACGCAGCTCACGGCCTCGTCCGTCATCGCCAAGGGGCATGACGGCAATGTGCCCGCCAACACGATGGACGACCGCCTCACCACGCGCTGGAGCTATCTCGGAAAGGGCGCGTGGATTGACTACGACCTGGGTTCCATCAAGCCCATCACCGGCGTCGCGGTGAACTGGCACGAAGGCACCACACGGACCAACACCTTCACCGTGTCCACCTCACCGGATGGCTACACGTATACGCAGGTCTACAGCGGCACCAGCCGCAAGTCGGCCGACACGGAGACGTACTCGTTCAACACCATCTCCGCGCGGCGCGTGCGCATCACCGTGCAGGGCAACAACCTGAATGACTGGGCCTCCATCGCGGAGGCCCGCGCGTGCTCCGGCGGCGGCACCACCACGCCTCCGCCCACGGGCTCGAGCGTCGTGTGGGTGGGTGACTTCGAGTCGGGAGACCGCAACCAGTGGACGCGGGCGCAGATGGTGAGCGCGGACCGGCTGGCGGTGGTGTCCTCGCCCCGGCGCCAGGGCAGCTATGCCCTCAAGGCCACGGTGCGGAAGGGTGACGACCCCATCAACTCCAGCGGCAACCGCAACGAGCTGGTGCGCATGACGCGCGAGGCGACGGGCTCCGAGTACTACTACCGCTGGAGCACGATGTTCGACTCCACCTTCCCCAACGCGAAGACGTGGCAGCTCTTCACGCAGTGGCACCAGGACGCCGACGCGGGTGGCTCGCCGCCGGTGGAGTTCTACGTCTACGGCGACGAGATTCGCCTCAACATCGGCGGCAACCCGGGCACCATCGTCTGGCGCACGCCGCTGGTGCGCGGCAAGTGGATGGACTTCATCTTCCACGTGCGCTGGTCGCCGGACGCGAAGGTCGGCTTCGTGGAGCTGTACCTCGACGGGAAGGTGGTGATGCCCAAGCGCTACATCGCGACCCAGTATCGTGGGATGCTCAACTACCTGAAGGTGGGCCTGTACCGGAACGACACCATCACCCAAACGGGCATCGTCTACCACGACGGGTGGATGATGGCCCGCAAGCTCGAGGACGTGCTGAACCCCACGGCGGTCATCAAGGCGCCGTAG
- a CDS encoding antibiotic biosynthesis monooxygenase, giving the protein MPNSLRIVHVQVHVKPEQVDAFREATLANARESVKEPGIARFDLLQDAEDPTRFLLVEVYRTDVAPAEHKQTAHYLRWRDLVAPMMAVPRVSQKYVNVFPEDAGW; this is encoded by the coding sequence ATGCCCAACAGCCTGCGAATCGTCCACGTCCAGGTCCACGTCAAGCCGGAGCAGGTGGATGCCTTTCGCGAAGCCACCCTGGCCAACGCGCGCGAGAGCGTGAAGGAACCCGGCATCGCGCGCTTCGACCTCCTCCAGGACGCGGAGGACCCGACGCGCTTCCTGCTCGTGGAGGTCTACCGGACGGACGTCGCTCCCGCCGAGCACAAGCAGACAGCCCACTACCTGCGCTGGAGGGACCTCGTGGCGCCGATGATGGCGGTGCCCCGCGTGAGCCAGAAGTACGTCAACGTCTTCCCCGAGGACGCGGGCTGGTGA
- a CDS encoding iron-containing alcohol dehydrogenase, giving the protein MSPVSFEFATATRIVFGPGKLSEAPGLVRALGVQRVLLVTGKSSTRAKGLLAALEGLDLPVRTFSVDGEPTVELVREGLAVLAESRCDGVVAMGGGSALDTGKALAALAAQGGDPLDYLEVIGRGQALTRPSLPFVAIPTTAGTGSEVTRNAVLGSKQAQVKASLRGPQLLPRVALVDPDLLMGAPPHVLAFSGMDALSQVIEPFLSARANPITEALAREGIRRSARSLRDAVLSGPDAEAREDLALASLLGGLCLANSGLGAVHGFAAPVGGMFDAPHGAVCAALLPPVLDVNLRALRARAPEHPSTPRFRELAVLLTGREDARAEDAVAWVESLREALRIPELATYGMTTERLGELVSKARAASSMKANPLVLTDAELTEIATRAMHGTRG; this is encoded by the coding sequence GTGAGCCCCGTGTCCTTCGAGTTCGCCACCGCCACCCGCATCGTCTTCGGTCCTGGCAAGCTGTCCGAGGCCCCCGGGCTGGTGCGCGCCCTGGGCGTCCAGCGCGTGCTGCTCGTCACCGGCAAGTCCTCCACGCGGGCGAAGGGACTCCTCGCGGCACTCGAGGGGCTGGACCTCCCGGTGCGGACCTTCAGCGTGGACGGAGAGCCCACGGTGGAGCTCGTGCGCGAGGGCCTGGCCGTCCTGGCGGAGTCACGCTGCGATGGCGTGGTGGCGATGGGCGGCGGCAGCGCGCTCGACACGGGCAAGGCGCTGGCGGCGCTGGCGGCCCAGGGCGGGGACCCGCTGGACTATCTGGAGGTCATCGGGCGGGGGCAGGCCCTCACCCGTCCGTCCCTTCCCTTCGTGGCCATCCCCACGACGGCGGGCACCGGCTCGGAGGTGACACGCAACGCGGTGCTGGGCTCCAAGCAGGCCCAGGTGAAGGCCAGCCTGCGCGGGCCACAACTGTTGCCTCGGGTAGCGCTGGTGGACCCGGACCTGCTCATGGGCGCGCCGCCTCACGTCCTGGCATTCAGCGGCATGGATGCGCTGTCGCAGGTCATCGAGCCGTTCCTCTCCGCGCGCGCGAACCCCATCACGGAGGCCCTGGCACGCGAGGGGATTCGCCGCTCCGCGCGCTCACTGCGCGACGCCGTGCTCTCGGGGCCGGACGCGGAGGCTCGCGAGGACCTGGCGCTGGCCAGCCTCCTCGGCGGGCTGTGTCTGGCGAACTCCGGGCTGGGCGCGGTGCATGGCTTCGCGGCCCCCGTGGGTGGAATGTTCGATGCGCCCCACGGCGCGGTCTGCGCGGCCCTGCTGCCCCCGGTGCTCGACGTCAACCTGCGCGCCTTGCGAGCCCGCGCGCCCGAGCACCCCTCCACCCCACGCTTCCGCGAGCTGGCCGTGCTGCTCACCGGTCGCGAGGACGCGCGCGCGGAGGATGCCGTCGCGTGGGTGGAGTCGCTGCGGGAGGCGCTCCGGATACCGGAGCTCGCGACGTACGGGATGACGACGGAGCGACTCGGAGAGCTGGTGTCGAAGGCACGTGCCGCGAGCAGCATGAAGGCCAACCCGCTCGTGCTCACGGATGCGGAGCTCACCGAAATCGCCACCCGCGCGATGCATGGGACACGTGGGTGA
- the srmL gene encoding PheS-related mystery ligase SrmL, translated as MSSLAISVLSAEELRRALAVRDLTDPSSGPHALQQLVSAVLEALRSTWGCDVVVHRRSPVVSIADNYDRLHYPPGGAARDARYTRYVCDTALLRTQTSAMIPGALRELAAAPPRDVLLACPGLVYRRDCIDRLHTGEPHQMDLWRVRQGAPLTPEDLRQMIALVVEALLPGREVKLTSAVHPYTTDGLQVDVRAGDDWVEIGECGLALPALLTESGLEAGPITGLAMGLGMDRILMLRKGLDDIRLLRSADPRIASQLLNLERYQPVSSMPEVRRDMSLVLGEDTTAEELGDAVRAALGDRAELVESVLVMAETPYAALHPSAVKRLALRADQKNVLLRVVLRALDRTLTHDECNVLRDDIYAALHQGTTWEWAARQPTPRAAVSL; from the coding sequence ATGTCGTCCCTTGCCATCTCCGTCCTCAGCGCCGAGGAGCTTCGGCGCGCGCTCGCCGTCCGTGATTTGACCGACCCCTCTTCGGGCCCCCATGCGCTGCAACAGCTCGTGAGCGCCGTGCTGGAGGCACTCCGCTCCACCTGGGGTTGTGACGTCGTCGTGCACCGGCGAAGCCCCGTCGTCTCCATCGCCGACAACTACGACCGGCTCCACTACCCACCGGGAGGCGCCGCCCGCGACGCGCGCTACACGCGGTATGTCTGCGACACCGCGCTCTTGCGGACGCAGACGTCCGCCATGATTCCGGGAGCACTGCGCGAGCTGGCCGCCGCCCCTCCGCGCGACGTGCTGTTGGCCTGTCCCGGCCTCGTCTACCGGCGCGACTGCATCGACCGGCTGCACACGGGGGAGCCCCACCAGATGGACCTGTGGCGCGTGCGGCAGGGAGCGCCGCTCACGCCGGAGGACTTGCGACAGATGATTGCCCTCGTCGTCGAAGCGCTCCTCCCGGGTCGAGAGGTGAAGCTCACCTCCGCCGTGCATCCCTACACGACGGACGGCCTCCAGGTGGACGTGCGAGCTGGAGACGACTGGGTGGAGATTGGTGAGTGCGGGCTGGCGCTCCCCGCGCTGCTGACGGAGAGCGGACTGGAGGCCGGGCCCATCACCGGGCTCGCCATGGGGCTGGGCATGGACCGCATCCTGATGCTGCGCAAGGGGCTGGATGACATCCGGCTCCTGCGCTCCGCGGACCCGCGCATCGCGTCCCAGTTGTTGAACCTGGAGCGTTATCAGCCGGTGTCGTCGATGCCCGAGGTGCGCCGCGACATGTCCCTCGTGCTGGGCGAGGACACGACGGCGGAGGAGCTGGGCGACGCGGTGCGCGCGGCGCTGGGCGACCGGGCGGAGCTGGTGGAGAGCGTCCTGGTGATGGCGGAGACGCCCTACGCCGCGCTCCACCCCAGCGCGGTGAAGCGACTGGCCCTGCGCGCGGACCAGAAGAACGTGCTGCTCCGCGTGGTGCTGCGCGCGCTGGACCGCACCCTGACGCATGACGAGTGCAACGTCCTGCGCGACGACATCTACGCGGCGCTGCACCAGGGCACCACCTGGGAGTGGGCCGCGCGCCAGCCAACGCCTCGCGCGGCCGTCTCCCTCTGA
- a CDS encoding pyridoxal phosphate-dependent decarboxylase family protein yields MALPDPKSLNLLNHVPPRLLAAAERYLKAVPLVRDLLSKETDSLLSGLEEGLKPYRGTIPTYERLPAMGRSREEVLRELEAMEAKEEPRWREGKVSGAVYNGDEGHIEFLNRVYGMHSQSNPLHADLWPSATKFEAEVVAMAGGMLGADAANAGRPPSEHICGSMSSGGTESIMLAVKTYRDWARDTKGITKPEMVAPSSAHPAFDKAAHYFGVKMVRVPVGPDYRADVEAMRKALTRNTILIIGSAPGFPHGVIDPIPELSELARKKRLGFHTDACLGGFVLPFARKLGRDVPPFDFRLPGVTSMSVDTHKFGYAAKGSSVVLYRGTELRSHQYFTATEWPGGIYFSPTFSGSRPGALIAVAWASLVSMGEQGYMEATRHILDTADTLKAGIRSIPELHVLGDPLFVIAFGSETLDIFKVMERMGERGWNLNGLHKPAAVHLCVTLRHAQPGVAEQFLEDLREAVAHVKVHPSEKGTMAPVYGMAAAVPFRGLVSDLLKKYMDLLYKV; encoded by the coding sequence ATGGCATTGCCAGACCCGAAGTCACTGAACCTGTTGAACCATGTCCCGCCGCGCCTGCTCGCGGCGGCCGAGCGCTATCTCAAGGCCGTGCCGCTGGTGCGCGACCTGCTGTCCAAGGAGACGGACTCGCTCCTGTCGGGCCTGGAGGAGGGCCTCAAGCCCTACCGGGGGACGATTCCGACGTATGAGCGGCTGCCGGCGATGGGCCGCTCGCGCGAGGAGGTGCTGCGCGAGCTGGAGGCCATGGAGGCGAAGGAGGAGCCGCGCTGGCGCGAGGGCAAGGTGTCGGGCGCCGTGTACAACGGCGATGAGGGGCACATCGAGTTCCTCAACCGCGTCTATGGCATGCATTCGCAGAGCAACCCGCTGCACGCGGACCTCTGGCCGAGCGCCACCAAGTTCGAGGCGGAAGTCGTGGCCATGGCGGGCGGCATGCTGGGCGCGGACGCGGCCAACGCGGGCCGGCCCCCTTCCGAGCACATCTGCGGCTCCATGTCCTCGGGCGGCACCGAGAGCATCATGCTCGCGGTGAAGACATACCGGGACTGGGCTCGGGACACGAAGGGCATCACGAAGCCGGAGATGGTGGCGCCGTCCAGCGCGCATCCCGCCTTCGACAAGGCGGCGCACTACTTCGGCGTGAAGATGGTGCGAGTGCCGGTGGGGCCGGACTACCGCGCGGACGTGGAGGCCATGCGCAAGGCCCTCACACGCAATACCATCCTCATCATCGGCTCGGCGCCGGGGTTTCCCCACGGCGTCATCGACCCCATCCCGGAGCTGTCGGAGCTGGCGCGCAAGAAGCGCCTGGGCTTCCACACCGACGCGTGTCTGGGCGGCTTCGTGCTGCCCTTCGCGCGCAAGCTGGGGCGCGACGTGCCGCCGTTCGACTTCCGCCTGCCGGGCGTGACGTCCATGTCCGTGGACACGCACAAGTTCGGCTACGCGGCGAAGGGCTCGTCGGTGGTGCTGTACCGGGGCACGGAGCTGCGCTCGCACCAGTACTTCACCGCCACGGAGTGGCCCGGGGGCATCTACTTCTCGCCGACGTTCTCCGGCAGCCGTCCGGGGGCGCTCATCGCGGTGGCGTGGGCGTCGCTGGTGAGCATGGGCGAGCAGGGCTACATGGAGGCCACGCGCCACATCCTCGACACGGCGGACACGCTGAAGGCGGGCATCCGCTCCATTCCGGAGCTGCACGTGCTGGGCGACCCGCTGTTCGTCATCGCCTTCGGCTCCGAGACGCTCGACATCTTCAAGGTGATGGAGCGGATGGGAGAGCGGGGCTGGAACCTCAACGGCTTGCACAAGCCCGCGGCCGTCCACCTCTGCGTCACCTTGCGGCACGCGCAGCCCGGCGTGGCCGAGCAGTTCCTGGAGGACCTTCGCGAGGCGGTGGCGCACGTGAAGGTCCATCCCAGCGAGAAGGGGACGATGGCGCCCGTGTATGGCATGGCGGCCGCCGTCCCCTTCCGGGGGCTGGTGAGCGACTTGCTCAAGAAGTACATGGACCTGCTCTACAAGGTCTGA
- a CDS encoding xylulokinase: MALAGDKSILAIDLGTSAVKLAVVTLRGRILGGDVEPLELRLLPDGGAEQEPEAWWRAVVRGTRRLLASGRVAASDIVGVNCSSQWSGTVAVDARGTPLCPALIWMDSRGAPHVRRVAHGLIPIEGYGVTRLLQWIRLSGGAPTLSGKDPVGHILYLQSARPDVYRDTYKFLEPKDWLNLKLSGRFAASYDSITLHWVTDNRALSRIDYDERLLKLSGLERDKLPDLVPAASVLGPLSAEAARELGLSEDVRVVSGSPDILAAAVGSGAVGDHEPHLCVGTSSWLCCHVPYKKTDIFHQIASVPSALPGRYLLANEQESAGICLAFLKDNILYGHGRGPGDAEEDSGEVYRLMESEAGRVPAGSENLIFLPWLNGERSPVDDKSLRGGFFNQSLKTTRAHMVRAVMEGVAFNSRWLFTYVEQFVGRKLESLRIIGGGARSALWCQIHADVLGRSIQQVDEPVLANARGAAFQAAVALGELTVEEIPSLVPVARTFHPDPANRALYDELFREFVNLYKSNKAIFARLNRARSA; the protein is encoded by the coding sequence GTGGCCCTCGCAGGTGACAAGTCCATCCTGGCCATCGACCTGGGCACCTCGGCCGTGAAGCTGGCCGTTGTCACGCTGCGCGGAAGAATCCTGGGCGGTGACGTGGAGCCGCTGGAGCTGCGGCTGCTTCCCGATGGCGGCGCGGAACAAGAGCCCGAGGCGTGGTGGCGCGCGGTCGTCCGAGGCACCCGGCGTCTGCTGGCGTCGGGGCGGGTGGCGGCGAGCGACATCGTGGGGGTCAACTGCAGCTCGCAGTGGTCCGGCACCGTGGCGGTGGATGCGCGAGGCACGCCGCTGTGTCCCGCGCTCATCTGGATGGACTCGCGTGGGGCGCCTCACGTGCGGCGCGTGGCCCATGGCCTGATTCCCATCGAAGGCTATGGCGTGACGCGGCTTTTGCAGTGGATCCGCCTGTCGGGCGGCGCGCCGACCCTCTCCGGCAAGGACCCGGTGGGCCACATCCTGTACCTCCAGAGCGCCCGGCCCGACGTCTACCGCGACACGTACAAGTTCCTGGAGCCGAAGGACTGGCTCAACCTGAAGCTGAGCGGGCGCTTCGCCGCGTCCTATGACTCCATCACCCTGCACTGGGTGACGGACAACCGCGCGCTGAGCCGCATCGACTACGACGAGCGCCTGCTCAAGCTGTCGGGGTTGGAGCGGGACAAGCTGCCGGACCTGGTGCCGGCGGCGAGCGTGCTGGGGCCGTTGAGCGCGGAGGCCGCGCGCGAGCTGGGGTTGAGCGAGGATGTGCGAGTGGTGTCGGGCTCGCCGGACATTCTCGCGGCGGCGGTGGGCTCCGGCGCGGTGGGAGACCACGAGCCGCACCTGTGCGTGGGCACCTCGTCGTGGCTGTGCTGCCACGTGCCGTACAAGAAGACAGACATCTTCCACCAGATTGCGTCGGTGCCCTCCGCGCTGCCGGGACGCTACCTGCTGGCCAACGAGCAGGAGTCGGCGGGCATCTGCCTGGCCTTCCTCAAGGACAACATCCTGTATGGCCATGGCCGGGGCCCGGGCGACGCGGAGGAGGACTCCGGCGAGGTGTACCGGCTGATGGAGAGCGAGGCGGGGAGGGTGCCCGCGGGCAGCGAGAACCTCATCTTCCTGCCGTGGCTCAACGGCGAGCGCAGCCCGGTGGATGACAAGTCCTTGCGCGGGGGCTTCTTCAACCAGTCGCTGAAGACGACGCGGGCCCACATGGTGCGCGCGGTGATGGAGGGCGTGGCCTTCAACTCGCGCTGGCTGTTCACGTATGTGGAGCAGTTCGTGGGCCGGAAGCTGGAGTCGCTGCGCATCATCGGCGGCGGGGCCCGGTCCGCGCTCTGGTGCCAGATTCACGCGGATGTGCTGGGCCGGTCGATTCAGCAGGTGGATGAGCCCGTGCTGGCCAACGCGCGGGGCGCCGCGTTCCAGGCGGCGGTCGCGCTGGGCGAGCTGACGGTGGAGGAGATTCCCTCCCTCGTGCCCGTCGCGCGCACCTTCCATCCCGACCCCGCGAACCGCGCGCTGTACGACGAGTTGTTCCGCGAGTTCGTCAATCTCTACAAGAGCAACAAGGCCATCTTCGCGCGCCTCAACCGCGCGCGGAGCGCCTGA